A single region of the Bacteroides luhongzhouii genome encodes:
- a CDS encoding hybrid sensor histidine kinase/response regulator transcription factor, whose product MRKRNILILILSMIGMCAFAYPNMIVEHYTAERGLPNNIVNCTLKGQDGFIWFGTWYGLCSFDGSKFRSYDNHDGFYSTDIPPRKIQRIVEDKNGFLWIKTIDRKLYLFDKRHESFHAVYDDVKEYSENIQIIKIQTTEDGDVLLLTKDKSLLRAYTDKEGKITMKQLHDSHPNVNVYDMRLKHNIFCETSEFINWIGMDYQILSLRKGEALKDKPADFIQKKVSANPDQFTCASYNSKFLWLGDKNGRIYSIDPQNGVVNRYEIPEIKQPVSNLLVTESGLMYITTNEGAYEYNIGYKQLTKLPFTIPEKDNGIIFYDKYDKVWFQEGNQALTYYDPLNRSHHRFTFPNQNAIGNFEMQDAGEQGMFFMTPGGEILLFDREKLEMTRINQLKPFSDDLPNQLFFHLLLDKDGILWLASTSSGVYRLNFPKKQFQLLTDVSPSPVVPERTTSWNQGIRALFQAQNGDIWVGTRWQALYRLDRNGQVKQIFSDKNYLLGAVYHIMEDKDGNLWFSTKGNGLVKAEPDMNSPHGLRFTRYINDPKNPNSISNNDVYFTYQDSQGRIWVGLLGGGLNLISEEKGAITFIHKYNGLKQYPAYGLYMEVRTMTEDEDGRIWVGTMDGLMSFDGHFTAPEQIQFETYRQVSENSNVADNDIYVLYKDTDSQIWVSVFGGGLNRLVRYDKEKREPIFKSYGIREGMNNDVVKSIVEDKNGNLWFTTEIGLSCFNKATEQFRNYDKYDGFLNVELEEGSALRTLNGDLWIGTRQGILAFSPDKLETLHTNYDTRIVDFKVSNHDLRSFRECPILKESITYAKAIQLNYNQSMFTIEFAALNFYNQNRVSYRYILEGYEKEWHYNGKNRIASYTNVPPGDYTFRVETVDEANPELVSNCTLAITILPPWWLSWWATLIYVILGLAALYFSLRLAFFMLKMKNDIYIEQKVSEMKIKFFTNISHELRTPLTLIKGPIQELREREKLSPKGLQYVELMEKNTNQMLQLVNQILDFRKIQNGKMRLHVSLIDFNEMIASFQKEFRVLSEENEISFTFQLPDEPIMVWADKEKMSIVIRNIISNAFKFTHSGGSIYITTGLTDDGKRCYVRVEDNGVGIPQNKLTEIFERFSQGENAKNSYYQGTGIGLALSKEIVNLHHGQIRAESPEGQGAVFIVELLMDKEHYRPSEVDFYVGDTETVPVSVEQNPVANATSEDSTEEEPEIDASLPTLLLVEDNKDLCQLIKLQLEDKFNIHIANNGVEGLKKVHLYHPDIVVTDQMMPEMDGLEMLQSIRKDFQISHIPVIILTAKNDEGAKTKAITLGANAYITKPFSKEYLLARIDQLLAERKLFRERIRQQMENQTTTEEDSYEQFLVKKDVQFLEKIHQVIEENMDDSDFNIDTIASGIGLSRSAFFKKLKSLTGLAPVDLVKEIRLNKSIELIKNTDLSVSEIAFAVGFKDSGYYSKCFRKKYNQSPREYMNEWRKGER is encoded by the coding sequence ATGAGAAAACGGAATATTCTAATACTAATCCTATCCATGATAGGCATGTGTGCTTTTGCCTATCCAAATATGATTGTAGAACACTACACCGCTGAACGTGGTTTGCCCAATAATATCGTAAACTGCACATTAAAAGGACAAGACGGATTTATCTGGTTCGGAACCTGGTATGGATTATGTAGTTTTGACGGAAGTAAATTCCGTTCCTACGATAACCATGACGGTTTTTATTCCACAGATATTCCGCCGCGTAAGATTCAGCGTATCGTAGAAGATAAGAATGGTTTTCTGTGGATTAAGACTATCGACCGTAAACTCTATCTGTTCGACAAACGGCATGAGAGCTTTCATGCCGTCTATGATGATGTGAAAGAATATTCCGAGAACATTCAGATTATCAAGATTCAGACGACCGAAGACGGCGACGTGCTGTTGCTGACAAAAGATAAAAGTCTTTTGCGTGCGTACACCGATAAGGAAGGTAAAATAACGATGAAACAATTGCATGATTCGCATCCTAACGTGAACGTGTACGACATGCGTCTGAAACACAACATATTCTGCGAAACATCAGAGTTTATCAATTGGATCGGTATGGATTATCAAATTCTGTCCCTACGGAAAGGGGAAGCACTGAAAGACAAACCTGCTGACTTTATACAGAAAAAGGTATCTGCCAATCCGGATCAGTTTACTTGTGCCTCCTATAACTCCAAATTTTTATGGTTGGGAGATAAAAATGGTCGCATTTATAGTATTGATCCGCAAAACGGAGTTGTCAACCGTTACGAGATACCGGAAATCAAACAGCCGGTTTCTAATTTGTTGGTAACGGAATCCGGTCTGATGTACATTACCACCAATGAAGGAGCATACGAGTACAATATCGGCTACAAGCAGTTGACCAAGCTCCCCTTTACCATCCCCGAAAAGGACAATGGAATTATATTCTATGATAAATATGATAAGGTATGGTTTCAAGAGGGTAATCAGGCATTGACCTATTATGATCCCCTGAACAGGAGCCATCACCGCTTTACATTCCCCAATCAGAACGCAATCGGCAATTTTGAAATGCAGGATGCCGGCGAACAGGGCATGTTCTTTATGACTCCGGGAGGGGAAATTCTTCTATTCGACAGGGAGAAACTGGAAATGACCCGTATCAACCAATTGAAGCCTTTCTCCGACGATCTTCCCAATCAGCTTTTCTTCCATCTTCTGCTGGATAAAGATGGCATCCTTTGGCTGGCATCTACGAGCAGCGGAGTATACAGGCTTAATTTCCCCAAGAAGCAATTCCAACTGTTGACAGACGTTTCTCCATCTCCGGTAGTGCCCGAGAGAACGACTTCTTGGAATCAGGGAATACGTGCTCTCTTTCAGGCACAAAATGGGGATATTTGGGTAGGAACCCGCTGGCAAGCCCTGTATCGCCTGGATCGTAATGGACAAGTGAAACAAATCTTCTCGGATAAGAATTACTTGTTGGGAGCCGTATATCATATTATGGAAGACAAAGACGGTAATCTTTGGTTTTCCACCAAAGGAAACGGGCTTGTCAAAGCCGAACCGGACATGAATTCACCGCACGGGTTGCGTTTTACCCGTTATATCAATGACCCCAAAAATCCGAATTCTATCAGTAACAACGATGTGTACTTTACCTATCAAGACAGCCAGGGGCGCATTTGGGTAGGATTACTGGGAGGAGGTCTGAATCTAATTTCCGAAGAAAAAGGAGCAATTACCTTTATACATAAATACAATGGCTTGAAACAATATCCTGCATACGGTCTTTATATGGAGGTGCGTACCATGACGGAAGATGAAGACGGACGTATTTGGGTAGGAACAATGGATGGCTTGATGTCTTTCGACGGACATTTCACTGCCCCCGAACAGATCCAGTTTGAAACGTACCGCCAGGTCAGCGAAAATTCAAATGTAGCGGATAATGATATTTATGTACTCTACAAAGATACTGATTCGCAAATCTGGGTAAGTGTGTTCGGAGGCGGTTTGAATAGATTAGTCCGCTATGATAAAGAAAAACGTGAACCGATCTTCAAATCCTATGGCATACGCGAAGGAATGAATAACGATGTAGTCAAATCCATCGTAGAAGATAAAAACGGTAACTTATGGTTTACAACGGAAATTGGCTTGTCTTGTTTCAATAAAGCTACCGAACAATTTCGTAACTACGACAAATACGACGGTTTTCTGAACGTGGAATTGGAAGAAGGTAGCGCCCTTCGTACCTTGAATGGAGACTTGTGGATTGGTACCCGGCAGGGAATCCTGGCATTCTCTCCCGACAAACTGGAAACATTGCATACAAACTACGATACACGTATTGTTGACTTTAAAGTTTCCAACCATGATTTGCGTAGTTTTCGCGAATGTCCGATCCTGAAAGAATCCATTACATATGCCAAAGCAATCCAGCTGAACTACAATCAATCCATGTTCACGATTGAATTTGCCGCATTAAATTTCTACAATCAGAACCGGGTATCTTACCGGTATATACTTGAAGGATATGAAAAAGAATGGCACTATAATGGGAAAAACCGTATCGCCTCTTATACCAACGTACCTCCCGGAGACTATACATTCCGTGTAGAAACCGTAGATGAAGCCAATCCGGAGCTGGTTTCCAACTGCACATTGGCCATCACTATCCTTCCGCCATGGTGGTTAAGCTGGTGGGCAACTCTTATATATGTAATTTTAGGTTTGGCAGCTCTCTATTTCAGTCTGCGCCTGGCCTTCTTCATGCTCAAAATGAAGAATGATATTTATATCGAACAGAAGGTATCAGAAATGAAAATTAAGTTCTTTACCAATATTTCCCATGAATTGAGGACTCCTTTGACATTGATAAAAGGTCCGATACAAGAACTGAGAGAACGCGAAAAGCTCTCCCCGAAAGGATTACAATATGTGGAACTGATGGAAAAGAACACCAATCAGATGTTGCAATTAGTAAATCAGATACTTGATTTCCGGAAGATTCAGAACGGCAAGATGCGTTTGCATGTGTCATTAATTGATTTTAATGAGATGATAGCTTCTTTCCAAAAAGAATTCCGGGTACTTTCCGAAGAAAACGAAATCAGTTTTACTTTCCAGTTGCCGGATGAACCAATTATGGTATGGGCGGACAAGGAAAAAATGAGCATTGTTATCCGCAATATCATATCCAACGCATTCAAATTCACTCATTCCGGAGGAAGTATTTATATAACTACCGGATTGACAGACGACGGTAAACGTTGTTATGTACGGGTAGAAGATAATGGAGTAGGTATTCCACAAAATAAACTGACTGAGATTTTCGAACGCTTCTCGCAAGGAGAGAACGCGAAAAACTCCTATTATCAGGGCACTGGTATCGGATTGGCACTTTCAAAAGAGATCGTCAATCTGCATCACGGACAGATTCGTGCCGAAAGTCCCGAAGGACAAGGGGCGGTGTTTATAGTGGAACTCCTGATGGATAAGGAACATTACCGCCCGTCGGAAGTAGACTTTTATGTGGGAGATACGGAGACAGTTCCTGTTTCTGTGGAACAAAATCCTGTTGCAAATGCCACATCCGAAGACAGTACGGAAGAAGAACCAGAAATCGACGCTTCATTACCGACCCTTCTGTTGGTGGAAGATAATAAAGACCTTTGCCAGTTGATAAAGCTTCAGTTGGAAGACAAGTTCAATATCCATATTGCCAATAACGGAGTAGAAGGTTTGAAGAAAGTACATCTGTATCATCCGGATATTGTAGTAACTGATCAGATGATGCCTGAAATGGATGGACTTGAAATGTTGCAATCTATTCGCAAAGATTTCCAAATCAGTCATATCCCTGTCATTATTCTAACTGCGAAGAATGATGAAGGTGCCAAGACCAAAGCTATCACTTTAGGAGCGAACGCCTACATCACCAAACCTTTCAGTAAGGAATATCTGTTGGCACGTATCGACCAGTTACTTGCCGAACGGAAACTGTTCCGTGAACGAATCCGTCAGCAAATGGAAAACCAGACAACGACCGAAGAAGACAGCTACGAACAATTTTTAGTAAAGAAAGACGTACAGTTCCTCGAAAAGATACATCAGGTCATTGAAGAAAATATGGATGATAGTGACTTTAATATTGACACCATAGCATCCGGTATCGGATTGAGCCGTTCGGCATTCTTCAAGAAACTGAAGAGTCTTACCGGCCTGGCACCCGTCGACCTGGTAAAGGAGATCCGTTTGAATAAATCTATCGAGCTGATTAAAAATACGGATTTAAGTGTTTCCGAAATTGCTTTTGCTGTCGGATTCAAAGATTCGGGTTACTATAGCAAGTGTTTCCGGAAGAAATATAATCAGTCCCCTCGCGAATATATGAATGAATGGCGGAAAGGAGAGAGATAA